The window TCCTTGCGCCTTGCACCATGGTTGGTCTTTTCATACACCCGGGGCTTAGTCTCCTGTCCCTCCTCTTTCTCTGTACTGGAAGGAACAGGCGCGTTCTGTCTTTCCGATTCGTTCGCCTGCAGTTTGGACAAGCCTTTGATTATGCGCTTCTGCTTAGCCTCCTGCTCGCCCTTCTCTACAAGCAGTTGCCTTAGCGAGGATACCTCCTCGGTAAGGATTGCAACCTGATGGCGAAGGTCTTCATTCTGTGCTTTAAGGCTATCAACCAACTGCTGCAGAAGCGCAATAATCTCATCCTTTTTCATACTGCAAAGATACGAAAAAAGAATGAGATTATCAAGTAAATCTATAATTATTTGCTATATTATATTATTGAATGGCAATTCGT is drawn from Fibrobacter sp. and contains these coding sequences:
- a CDS encoding IS66 family transposase, with the protein product MKKDEIIALLQQLVDSLKAQNEDLRHQVAILTEEVSSLRQLLVEKGEQEAKQKRIIKGLSKLQANESERQNAPVPSSTEKEEGQETKPRVYEKTNHGARRKEHYEVETVEEDVYPDDPRYDAMKARLVKTRDVIRYKLIPMRFIKTVYHVHIYSQDGEIMQGKAPDAPFLNSQYDGSF